Proteins from a single region of Arctopsyche grandis isolate Sample6627 chromosome 1, ASM5162203v2, whole genome shotgun sequence:
- the LOC143910310 gene encoding clavesin-1-like produces MNTYSHPFLRGLKQQPEGKEKDLTGIRDWLSTQPHLPSISDEYIYLFLHSNYYDMKATQDTIEYYFTLKTGTPDLFSGRNVGSSRMKVALDITHMVALPYKTSEGYNILVYRFSDTDYTKMNFADLVRMFCMFNDLRLSEDGLSEGYIVIFDMKGCSLGHLTRVSLPALRSFMLYIQDAHPARLKRINVVHTASFINQVMYIVKPFIKGALMSLLHLTSNGPASLIDIELLPSDYGGPLKSLEEFHKEQRELMETSYKDWLIDTETFKVEEKKRIKKPNRGIFASLTGGFKTLEID; encoded by the exons atgaatacatattcACACCCGTTTTTGAGAGGGCTGAAACAGCAACCCGAAGGGAAAGAAAAGGATCTGACTGGGATACGCGATTG GTTAAGCACACAACCTCATTTACCGTCAATATcagatgaatatatttatttatttctacatTCCAATTATTATGACATGAAAGCGACGCAAGATACGATTGAATATTACTTCACATTGAAGACGGGTACCCCCGATTTATTCTCCGGGAGAAACGTCGGATCGTCTAGAATGAAGGTGGCATTAGATATAAC ACACATGGTGGCGTTGCCGTACAAGACGTCTGAAGGCTACAATATTTTAGTGTACCGCTTTTCTGACACGGACTATACGAAGATGAACTTTGCCGATTTGGTACGAATGTTTTGCATGTTTAACGACCTGCGACTCTCTGAGGACGGCCTGAGCGAAGGTTACATAGTCATATTCGACATGAAAGGATGCTCGTTGGGTCATTTGACGCGGGTGTCATTGCCCGCGCTCAGATCTTTCATGCTCTACATACAG GACGCTCACCCGGCAAGGTTGAAGCGGATAAACGTCGTTCATACAGCATCGTTCATTAATCAAGTGATGTACATTGTGAAGCCGTTCATTAAAGGAGCGTTGATGAGTTTGTTGCATCTGACTTCGAATGGACCAGCTTCGTTGATAGACATTGAACTGTTGCCGTCAGACTATGGTGGTCCGTTGAAATCATTGGAAGAGTTTCACAAAGAGCAGCGAGAGCTAATGGAAACATCATACAAAGATTGGTTGATAGATACTGAGACGTTCAAAGTGGAAGAGAAAAAGAGAATAAAGAAACCAAACAGGGGAATCTTCGCTAGTTTGACAGGTGGCTTCAAAACCTTAGAAATAGACtga